Proteins encoded by one window of Vidua chalybeata isolate OUT-0048 chromosome 15, bVidCha1 merged haplotype, whole genome shotgun sequence:
- the LOC128795776 gene encoding proteinase-activated receptor 3-like: protein MSWQVLSPASAAACVTLLLSCAWLVSAAQPSSVTNKKGRALLPLTPQEKNMCSQASEEDFLNSTLSTRLLPALYSMVVLVGLPANALACWVLATNFRRCSSIFLLNLAGADLLFVLLLPFKISYHLLGNHWPFGDYLCRTMVAFFYGNMYSSILFLTCIGLERYISVAHPFLWKGSSWTRGKVGICVGIWLLVGLGVSPLLLRSHTHQIPSLNITTCHDVLEKETQRFFGYYFLSLVGLGFGLPFVLMTISYSCILARLLAKGGSYGQVVRVLALVLVVFILCFTPSNVMLFIHYLLEPTGCNNGTYISYALALVLSACNNCFDPFIYFYVSRDFRGWVRDAGGRCLRGLEISSGRSTEKTALPLWSSGQSQGCQDVSPCPGDGGA, encoded by the exons ATGTCCTGGCAGGTGCTGTcacctgcttctgctgctgcctgtgtcaccctcctgctcagctgtgcctggctTGTCTCTGCCGCCCAACCCTCCTCAG TGACCAACAAGAAAGGGCGAGCCCTGCTCCCCCTCACTCCCCAGGAGAAGAACATGTGCTCCCAGGCCTCCGAGGAGGATTTTCTCAACAGCACCCTCAGCACCcgcctcctgcctgccctctaCTCCATGGTCGTGCTGGTGGGGCTGCCAGCCAACGCTCTGGCCTGCTGGGTCCTGGCCACCAACTTCAGGAGATGCTCCAGCATCTTCCTGCTCAACCTGGCCGGGGCTGACCTGCTCTTTgtcctcctgctgcccttcaAGATCTCCTACCACCTCCTGGGCAATCACTGGCCCTTTGGGGACTACCTGTGCCGCACCATGGTGGCCTTCTTCTATGGGAACATGTACAGTtccatcctcttcctcacctGCATCGGCCTGGAGCGCTACATCTCTGTGGCACACCCGTTCCTGTGGAAGGGCTCCAGCTGGACGAGAGGCAAAGTGGGCATCTGTGTGGGCATCTggctgctggtggggctgggcgTGAGCCCTCTGCTTTTGCGCTCCCACACACACCAAATCCCCAGCCTGAACATCACGACGTGCCACGACGTGCTAGAAAAGGAAACCCAAAGGTTCTTTGGCTACTATTTCCTGTccctggtggggctgggctTCGGCCTGCCCTTCGTGCTCATGACCATCTCCTACAGCTGCATCCTGGCGCGGCTGCTGGCCAAGGGGGGCAGCTACGGGCAGGTGGTGCGTGTCCTGGCCCTGGTCCTTGTGGTCTTCATCCTCTGCTTCACGCCCAGCAACGTGATGCTCTTCATCCACTACCTGCTGGAGCCCACGGGGTGCAACAACGGCACCTACATCTCCTACGCCCTGGCCCTGGTGCTCAGCGCCTGCAACAACTGCTTTGATCCCTTCATCTACTTCTATGTCTCCCGGGATTTTCGGGGCTGGGTCCGGGATGCGGGAGGCCGCTGCCTGCGGGGGCTCGAGATCTCGTCAGGGAGGTCCACAGAGAAAACAGCCCTGCCCCTGTGGTCCagtgggcagagccagggctgccaagATGTGTCCCCTTGCCCCGGGGATGGGGGAGCCTGA